In Edaphobacter dinghuensis, a genomic segment contains:
- the gudD gene encoding glucarate dehydratase, which translates to MNSVETPISHKDTPTITSMRVIPVAGHDSMLLNLSGAHAPFFTRSVVLLTDSAGNTGAGEVPGGEKIRRVLEESQTLVVGQPLAAYNAILNTVRERFANYDNEGRGLQTFDLRTTVHAVTAIESALLDLLGQFLELPVAALLGEGQQRSSIEVLGYLFFIGNRKKTDLPYRSEPDADDEWLRLRHEEALTTDAVLRLAEAAQARYGFNDYKLKGGVLAGAEEMETVTALAERFPDARITLDPNGAWSLDEAVRLCQGKQHVLAYAEDPCGTEKGFSGREIMAEFRRATGLPTATNMIATDWRELKHAIQLNAIDIPLADPHFWTMQGSVRVAQLCREWGLTWGSHSNNHFDISLAMFTHVAAAAPGKITAIDTHWIWQDGQRLTREPLQIVGGRITVPERPGLGIEIDMEQIERAHALYNTMELGARDDAKAMQFLVPGWKFNPKRPCLVS; encoded by the coding sequence GTGAATTCGGTAGAGACGCCCATCTCGCACAAGGACACTCCCACCATCACGAGCATGCGGGTCATTCCCGTAGCCGGGCATGACAGCATGCTGCTGAACCTGAGCGGAGCGCATGCGCCGTTCTTCACACGCAGCGTTGTGCTGTTGACCGATAGTGCCGGCAACACCGGCGCGGGCGAAGTTCCGGGTGGCGAAAAGATCCGCCGTGTGCTTGAAGAGTCACAAACGTTGGTAGTAGGACAACCGTTAGCTGCGTATAACGCAATTCTGAACACGGTTCGAGAACGCTTTGCCAACTACGATAACGAAGGCCGGGGACTGCAGACCTTCGATCTTCGCACGACGGTCCATGCAGTCACTGCGATCGAATCGGCGTTGCTCGATCTGCTCGGCCAGTTTCTTGAGCTGCCAGTCGCAGCCCTCCTGGGAGAAGGTCAGCAACGTTCAAGCATCGAGGTTCTGGGCTATCTGTTCTTCATTGGTAATAGAAAGAAGACAGATCTTCCCTATCGCAGCGAACCCGATGCAGACGACGAGTGGCTGCGGCTGCGACACGAAGAGGCGTTGACGACCGATGCTGTGCTGCGATTGGCAGAAGCGGCTCAGGCGCGCTATGGATTCAATGACTACAAGCTAAAGGGCGGTGTGCTGGCAGGCGCAGAGGAGATGGAAACCGTTACCGCGCTTGCGGAGCGCTTTCCCGATGCACGCATTACGCTCGATCCGAATGGAGCGTGGTCGCTCGATGAGGCTGTCCGCCTCTGCCAGGGCAAGCAGCATGTGCTGGCATACGCCGAAGACCCGTGCGGCACAGAGAAGGGATTCTCCGGACGCGAGATCATGGCCGAGTTCCGGCGTGCCACTGGTCTCCCCACGGCGACCAACATGATTGCGACTGACTGGCGCGAGTTGAAGCACGCGATTCAGCTCAATGCCATCGACATCCCGCTGGCCGACCCGCACTTCTGGACGATGCAGGGCTCGGTACGCGTAGCGCAGCTATGCCGCGAGTGGGGACTCACGTGGGGATCGCACTCCAATAATCACTTCGATATCTCGCTGGCGATGTTTACGCATGTGGCAGCAGCGGCACCGGGCAAGATTACTGCAATCGATACGCATTGGATCTGGCAGGATGGGCAACGCCTCACAAGGGAGCCTCTGCAAATTGTTGGCGGCAGAATTACTGTGCCGGAGCGTCCCGGACTTGGCATCGAGATCGACATGGAGCAGATCGAGCGCGCCCATGCGCTCTACAATACGATGGAGCTGGGAGCACGGGACGACGCGAAGGCGATGCAGTTTCTTGTTCCGGGCTGGAAGTTCAACCCAAAGCGGCCCTGCCTGGTCTCGTAG
- a CDS encoding Dabb family protein, producing the protein MYIHAFAFRWVEGITEEQKKHVQKEILALQGKIPGLLETHVGTNVSPRGQDYAFGGVMKFVDKAALEAYFPHLVHQALGEWLMPMISPLELDFDAASSTEAYRG; encoded by the coding sequence ATGTATATTCACGCGTTTGCGTTTCGCTGGGTAGAAGGAATCACCGAAGAGCAGAAGAAGCACGTTCAGAAGGAAATCCTCGCGCTGCAGGGCAAGATCCCGGGTCTGCTTGAGACGCATGTCGGCACCAACGTCTCGCCCCGAGGACAGGATTACGCGTTTGGCGGCGTGATGAAGTTTGTCGATAAGGCTGCGTTGGAGGCGTACTTTCCGCATCTCGTTCATCAGGCCCTGGGCGAGTGGCTGATGCCGATGATTTCACCTCTGGAGCTGGATTTTGATGCTGCCTCCTCAACTGAGGCATACAGAGGCTGA
- a CDS encoding sialidase family protein, with protein MNTLTRRYRLQIFFLVLFLAFTSLRGNAVTWLPFGPDGGDARSLTADPQDPSHLYLGTMNGWLYESHNRGKDWKRLALVGGRNNLALDSVVLDESNPKHILVGAWVPGSRDGGLYSSNDGGITWTGNSDMKGQYILALAASPSNPKIIVAGTLLGVYQSSDSGVHWKLISPEGSKELHEVESIAIDPVNPQIIYAGTWHLPWKTTDGGEHWKNIKEGIIDDSDVFSIIVDPKQPATVYASACSGIYKSEDQGLKFQKIQGIPSTARRTRVLMQDPQHLNIVFAGTTEGLFRSSDSGKSWLRTTEPDVIVNDVYVDPADSNRVLLATDRGGVLASNDGGMSFLPSNSGFSSRQIVAYVQDDEHPATIYVGVVNDKEWGGVFVSNNGGLTWSQLSAGLNGSDVFSLGQASDGTIIAGTAHGLYRLQGQLWSRVDDVSLQAVSPIPTKRPGARRLGRAVVSPRHPHADPFDGSVNAIARSGDTLYAATTDGLLQSVTAGQNWELTPGLGRQSWRYVAAARSMAAVADLNSVSLSMDNGRKWKTVNLPSPVTQLAAVAVDGVGGLWVGGREGVFFSEDEGATWHTMSRFSIHDVTNLFYDAREQRILITANNKNTIVYAVHLPDRKVQYWNAGWSLRMARPVGDHLVGATLFDGIVVQPRMVASKEVSSNTEASTTPETSAKPAIIARP; from the coding sequence ATGAATACGTTGACCCGACGCTACAGATTGCAAATCTTTTTCCTTGTATTGTTTCTTGCCTTCACCAGCCTGCGTGGCAACGCAGTCACCTGGTTGCCGTTTGGCCCGGATGGTGGGGACGCTCGATCATTGACAGCCGATCCGCAGGATCCTTCGCATCTGTACCTCGGCACTATGAATGGCTGGCTCTATGAGTCCCATAATCGCGGCAAGGATTGGAAACGACTGGCTCTTGTGGGTGGACGCAATAATTTGGCGCTGGATTCGGTTGTCCTGGACGAATCAAACCCTAAGCATATTTTGGTGGGTGCCTGGGTACCGGGTAGTCGCGACGGAGGCCTCTATAGCAGCAACGACGGCGGCATCACCTGGACTGGCAATAGTGATATGAAAGGCCAGTACATACTTGCTCTGGCCGCCTCTCCGTCCAATCCAAAGATCATTGTTGCTGGAACGTTGCTTGGGGTATACCAGTCAAGCGACAGTGGTGTTCACTGGAAACTCATCAGCCCCGAAGGTAGCAAAGAACTGCATGAAGTCGAATCGATAGCCATCGACCCAGTCAACCCGCAAATTATCTACGCCGGAACCTGGCACCTGCCATGGAAGACGACCGACGGTGGAGAGCACTGGAAGAACATCAAAGAAGGCATCATCGACGACTCTGATGTATTCTCGATCATCGTCGATCCCAAACAGCCAGCTACTGTCTACGCCAGTGCCTGCTCCGGCATCTACAAGAGCGAAGATCAGGGCCTCAAGTTCCAGAAGATACAGGGTATTCCTTCCACTGCTCGCAGAACCCGTGTGCTGATGCAGGACCCGCAGCACCTGAACATCGTCTTCGCAGGAACCACAGAGGGCTTGTTCCGCTCGAGCGACTCCGGCAAATCATGGCTGCGTACGACCGAGCCTGACGTGATTGTCAATGATGTGTATGTCGACCCGGCAGACTCGAACCGCGTTCTTCTGGCGACGGACCGGGGCGGTGTACTGGCCAGCAACGATGGAGGCATGAGCTTCCTGCCTTCGAATAGCGGCTTCTCCTCGCGCCAGATCGTGGCCTATGTGCAGGATGACGAGCATCCGGCGACCATCTATGTCGGCGTGGTCAACGATAAGGAGTGGGGTGGCGTCTTCGTCAGCAACAATGGCGGACTGACATGGAGCCAGCTCAGCGCTGGCCTCAACGGCAGCGATGTCTTCAGCCTCGGGCAAGCCTCAGACGGAACGATCATTGCGGGTACTGCCCATGGTCTCTATCGGCTTCAGGGACAACTATGGAGCCGGGTCGATGACGTGAGCCTTCAGGCTGTAAGCCCGATACCGACAAAGAGGCCAGGCGCTCGACGGCTGGGCAGGGCAGTTGTTTCTCCTCGGCATCCTCACGCAGACCCCTTCGACGGCAGCGTCAATGCAATCGCGAGGTCGGGCGATACACTTTATGCCGCCACCACAGATGGCTTGTTGCAGAGTGTAACTGCGGGCCAGAACTGGGAGCTAACACCCGGACTGGGGCGTCAGAGCTGGCGGTATGTCGCCGCTGCGCGGTCGATGGCGGCAGTAGCCGATTTGAATAGCGTCTCGCTCTCGATGGATAACGGTAGGAAGTGGAAGACGGTAAACCTGCCTTCCCCAGTGACACAGCTTGCCGCTGTGGCAGTCGATGGGGTCGGCGGGCTGTGGGTGGGTGGCCGCGAAGGCGTCTTCTTCTCCGAAGACGAGGGCGCGACCTGGCACACCATGAGCCGATTCTCCATCCACGATGTCACCAATCTCTTCTACGATGCGCGAGAACAGCGCATTCTGATTACGGCCAATAACAAAAACACGATTGTCTATGCCGTGCATCTGCCCGACAGAAAAGTGCAGTACTGGAACGCAGGCTGGTCGCTTCGGATGGCCCGTCCCGTCGGAGATCATCTGGTAGGGGCAACCCTGTTTGACGGCATCGTGGTGCAGCCGCGCATGGTGGCTTCAAAAGAGGTGTCCAGCAACACCGAGGCATCGACCACGCCGGAGACATCCGCAAAACCGGCGATCATCGCCCGGCCTTAG
- a CDS encoding beta-galactosidase: MMQTIRKLLPLAFVTLFIFSALSTHAQAQPQSQPDAQPPIYLGTAWYPEQWPESRWDADLTLMQQAGIRFVRITEFAWSSIEPEEGVYKFDWVDHAIADAAKHHIFVVLGTPTAAPPAWLTQKYPETLRIKEDGRPDEHGNREQFNWANPKYRELCRGIAEKMAQRYGHNPNVIGWQIDNEYAAESYGPDVQKQFQDWLKARYGTLDNLNERWTTAYWSETYSDWSQIPIEEKYGNPGLLLSWKRFVSDTYRSYQKNQLDVIRANSDARQFITTNMMGWFDGYDHYTVSQDLDLASWDDYVGRGHLDPYRNGAAHDLTRGFLRKNFWVMETQPGFVNWAPVNSMLDKGEVRAMAWHDVGHGADAVSYWQWRSDLNGQEELHGTLLGADGTPVPVYSEVAQIGKEFAKAGPALAGTSVHSQVAILHSYDSRWAINWQRHNQAFDPVTQIVSYYKPLREVAQSIDIVPPTTRLDSYKLVVAPGLEVISKAEAENLIAYVKNGGHLVLGQRSGMKNEDNGLWPEREPGPLAQLLGGRVDQFYAIDDKPEDTVPVNGVWGDTTSKIWAEQLSVSAPDTKVLMRYGKSNGWLDGQPAAITRKVGKGQITYIGAWMDEATMLKAAKWMAETSGVTAAFGPVPAGVDVYPREGDGKKVFILVNFNKATQTVTLPAEMRDVLHDKEVHTVSLDHYGVAVLQAK; encoded by the coding sequence ATGATGCAGACGATTCGCAAACTCCTTCCACTTGCCTTTGTAACGCTTTTCATCTTCTCTGCCCTGAGCACGCACGCTCAGGCACAACCGCAATCTCAGCCCGACGCACAACCGCCGATTTATCTTGGCACCGCATGGTATCCGGAGCAATGGCCTGAATCGCGTTGGGACGCCGATCTCACGCTGATGCAGCAGGCCGGAATTCGCTTTGTGCGCATCACAGAGTTTGCGTGGTCGTCGATTGAGCCTGAGGAAGGCGTGTACAAGTTCGACTGGGTGGACCATGCCATCGCCGACGCTGCGAAGCACCACATTTTTGTCGTGCTGGGAACACCTACGGCTGCTCCTCCTGCGTGGTTGACGCAGAAGTATCCGGAGACGCTGCGCATCAAGGAAGACGGGCGGCCAGACGAGCATGGCAACCGCGAGCAGTTCAATTGGGCCAATCCAAAGTATCGCGAACTGTGCCGCGGTATTGCCGAGAAGATGGCACAACGCTATGGTCACAACCCCAATGTCATTGGCTGGCAGATCGACAACGAGTACGCAGCGGAGTCGTATGGTCCCGATGTGCAAAAGCAATTTCAGGACTGGCTGAAGGCACGCTACGGAACACTCGATAACTTGAATGAGCGCTGGACGACCGCCTACTGGAGTGAGACCTATTCGGACTGGTCTCAGATTCCCATCGAAGAAAAGTACGGCAATCCTGGCCTTCTACTCAGTTGGAAGAGATTTGTCTCGGACACCTACAGGAGCTACCAGAAAAATCAGCTCGATGTGATTCGCGCCAACAGCGACGCACGGCAATTCATCACGACGAATATGATGGGCTGGTTCGATGGCTACGATCACTACACGGTATCGCAGGACCTCGATCTTGCATCGTGGGATGACTATGTTGGACGCGGTCATCTCGATCCGTATCGCAATGGCGCAGCGCATGATCTGACGCGAGGATTTCTGCGCAAGAACTTCTGGGTAATGGAGACACAGCCCGGCTTTGTAAACTGGGCTCCCGTAAACAGTATGCTCGATAAGGGCGAGGTTCGCGCGATGGCGTGGCACGATGTCGGTCATGGCGCGGATGCGGTGAGCTACTGGCAGTGGCGTTCTGACCTGAATGGTCAGGAAGAGCTGCATGGCACGCTGCTCGGTGCCGATGGAACGCCGGTTCCGGTCTACTCCGAAGTTGCGCAGATCGGGAAAGAGTTTGCCAAGGCCGGTCCGGCGCTGGCCGGAACCAGCGTTCATTCGCAGGTTGCAATTCTTCACTCCTATGACAGTCGATGGGCCATTAACTGGCAGCGGCACAATCAGGCATTCGATCCAGTCACGCAGATTGTGAGCTACTACAAGCCTCTGCGCGAGGTCGCACAGTCGATCGACATCGTTCCGCCAACGACACGGCTCGATAGCTACAAGCTTGTTGTTGCGCCGGGGCTTGAGGTGATCTCAAAGGCCGAAGCCGAAAACCTGATCGCCTATGTAAAAAACGGCGGGCATCTTGTTCTGGGACAGCGCAGCGGGATGAAGAACGAAGACAACGGGCTGTGGCCGGAGCGCGAGCCCGGCCCGCTGGCCCAACTGCTCGGAGGGAGGGTAGATCAGTTCTACGCAATCGACGACAAACCTGAGGACACGGTTCCTGTAAACGGAGTATGGGGTGACACCACCTCGAAGATATGGGCGGAACAACTTAGCGTCTCAGCACCGGATACGAAGGTGCTGATGCGCTATGGCAAGAGCAATGGCTGGCTCGACGGCCAGCCCGCCGCCATTACTCGTAAGGTGGGCAAAGGCCAGATCACCTATATCGGCGCATGGATGGATGAGGCGACGATGCTGAAGGCTGCAAAGTGGATGGCGGAGACCAGCGGGGTTACAGCGGCGTTTGGGCCTGTACCTGCCGGTGTCGATGTCTATCCGCGCGAGGGAGATGGGAAGAAGGTCTTCATCCTCGTCAACTTCAATAAAGCAACGCAAACCGTCACTCTGCCCGCTGAGATGCGTGACGTGCTTCATGACAAAGAGGTACACACCGTATCGCTCGATCACTATGGGGTGGCCGTGCTGCAAGCAAAATAA
- the garD gene encoding galactarate dehydratase, which produces MPSGKKLRPLFVQVHPHDTVAIIVNEGGLPAGTEFDSGLKLIEDIPEAHKVALVDMPAGAPILRYGSVIGYAEYPIARGSWVHEERMRLPVAPSLDNLPHATAVPAPMPPIEGYTFDGFVNDDGSVGTKNILGITTTVQCVAATVDFAVKRIKAEILPRYPNVDDVIALTHNYGCGVAIDAPGAEIPIRTLRNLSLNPNLGGAPMVVSLGCEKLQPVRLLPNSTLPILAAEPYVVRMQDEEHHSFGDMVASIMQLAEKRLAELNRRTRVTRPASDLVVGLQCGGSDAFSGVTANPAVGYASDLLVRAGATVMFSEVTEVRDAIHLLTARAADEQVARDLVREMAWYDAYLDRGGVDRSANPTPGNKKGGLTNIVEKALGSTAKAGTSAIAGVFGPGERVTKKGLIFAATPASDFICGTLQLAASMNMHVFTTGRGTPYGLAMCPVIKVASRSALAERWSDLIDLDAGSIATGDATIEQVGTQLFQLILDVASGRKQTRADQWGLHNDLALFNPAPVT; this is translated from the coding sequence ATGCCCAGCGGAAAAAAGTTGCGTCCCCTCTTTGTACAGGTGCACCCACACGACACGGTGGCTATCATCGTGAACGAGGGCGGTCTGCCTGCAGGCACAGAGTTCGATTCAGGGCTGAAGCTGATTGAGGATATTCCGGAAGCGCACAAGGTGGCGCTGGTCGATATGCCGGCAGGAGCGCCCATACTGCGATACGGCTCGGTGATCGGTTACGCAGAGTATCCCATTGCAAGAGGCAGTTGGGTGCATGAGGAGCGGATGCGCCTGCCGGTTGCTCCCTCGCTGGATAACCTTCCTCATGCGACGGCGGTGCCAGCGCCGATGCCACCGATTGAAGGCTACACCTTCGATGGCTTCGTCAATGATGACGGATCGGTAGGCACAAAAAATATTCTTGGCATCACAACTACTGTTCAATGCGTCGCTGCGACCGTCGACTTTGCTGTCAAGCGCATCAAGGCTGAGATCTTGCCGCGTTATCCCAACGTCGATGACGTTATCGCGTTGACCCACAACTATGGATGCGGCGTCGCCATTGATGCCCCTGGCGCTGAGATTCCTATTCGTACACTGCGCAACCTCAGCTTGAACCCTAATCTGGGCGGCGCTCCCATGGTTGTTAGTCTGGGATGCGAGAAGCTGCAGCCAGTGCGGCTATTGCCGAACAGCACTCTACCTATACTGGCAGCAGAGCCCTATGTCGTTCGCATGCAGGACGAAGAGCACCATAGCTTCGGCGACATGGTGGCTTCCATTATGCAGTTAGCGGAGAAACGACTTGCGGAGCTCAATCGAAGAACACGAGTGACGCGACCTGCCTCCGATCTCGTTGTTGGGCTGCAATGCGGTGGGAGCGATGCGTTTTCCGGCGTCACAGCAAACCCCGCTGTGGGCTACGCATCCGATCTGCTGGTTCGTGCTGGAGCCACAGTCATGTTCTCTGAAGTGACCGAGGTTCGCGATGCGATTCATCTGCTGACGGCACGCGCTGCGGATGAACAGGTGGCGCGCGATCTCGTCCGCGAGATGGCATGGTATGACGCCTATCTCGACCGTGGAGGAGTAGATCGCAGCGCCAACCCTACTCCCGGAAATAAAAAGGGAGGATTGACTAACATTGTCGAGAAGGCGCTGGGCTCGACAGCTAAGGCCGGCACCAGCGCTATTGCGGGCGTCTTCGGTCCGGGTGAGCGAGTTACAAAAAAGGGATTGATCTTCGCTGCCACTCCGGCCAGCGACTTCATCTGCGGAACGTTGCAACTCGCCGCTTCCATGAACATGCATGTATTTACGACCGGGCGCGGCACTCCCTATGGTCTTGCGATGTGCCCTGTAATCAAGGTAGCGTCGCGTTCCGCCCTAGCAGAGCGATGGTCTGATCTCATCGACCTCGACGCAGGCAGTATCGCAACCGGCGATGCCACCATTGAGCAGGTCGGCACTCAACTCTTCCAACTGATTCTTGATGTGGCCAGCGGGCGCAAGCAGACACGTGCAGATCAATGGGGGCTGCATAACGATCTTGCGCTCTTCAATCCTGCTCCGGTGACTTAA
- a CDS encoding DUF4142 domain-containing protein, with product MRTSCRAISRLMHSLPVLLTGAALLSVPCAIAQMSPGGGQQQSSPTQQTTPGTQPGMQPGSAMNQATTSNQDPNGPAAMMDKAFVREALQGGMAEVQMGQLALQKSSNPDVKQFAQKMVDDHTKLGDAMKQVAQQMNVKPPSSLSGKDKSTVSKLSALNSDEFDKAYIQNMVKDHKQDEKEFKQEAQNTSNPALKSLVSQGGQMIDQHLQMIEQIAQKNNVVASK from the coding sequence ATGAGAACAAGTTGTCGGGCAATCAGCAGGTTGATGCACAGCCTTCCTGTGCTTCTCACAGGTGCGGCGCTTCTCAGCGTTCCCTGCGCCATCGCGCAGATGTCTCCTGGGGGCGGCCAACAACAGTCATCTCCGACCCAGCAGACGACACCGGGAACCCAGCCGGGAATGCAGCCCGGATCAGCGATGAATCAGGCGACCACCAGCAATCAGGACCCGAACGGGCCTGCAGCCATGATGGACAAAGCATTTGTTCGCGAGGCCCTTCAAGGCGGAATGGCCGAGGTTCAGATGGGGCAACTCGCCCTGCAAAAGAGCAGCAATCCGGATGTAAAGCAGTTTGCGCAGAAGATGGTCGATGACCATACCAAACTTGGCGATGCGATGAAACAAGTCGCTCAACAGATGAACGTCAAACCGCCGTCCTCACTGTCGGGCAAAGATAAATCGACGGTGTCCAAGCTTAGCGCGCTAAACAGCGACGAGTTTGACAAGGCCTACATCCAAAACATGGTGAAAGACCATAAGCAAGATGAGAAAGAATTCAAGCAGGAAGCGCAGAATACCTCGAACCCTGCGCTGAAGAGCCTTGTCTCTCAAGGTGGGCAGATGATCGACCAACATTTGCAGATGATCGAGCAGATCGCCCAGAAGAATAACGTCGTTGCCTCAAAGTAA
- the mqnE gene encoding aminofutalosine synthase MqnE, protein MSLSSAAARSRHSFQTDDASLLPIAEKVQRGERLSFDDGVTLYRSGDILAIGWLANLVRERLHGDLAYFNVNRHINPTNVCVASCRLCAFGRKKGEVGTYTMALEEAWETAGSGYSEAITEFHIVGGLHPDLPFEYFMDLVRGLKQRFPKVHIKAFTMVEVAFLAKRGKMTIPETLQRMKDAGVDSMPGGGAEIFADRVRHIICDHKIDGGEWLETAKTAHQLGLRSNATMLYGHVENDEDRVDHMVRLRAVQDETGGFQTFIPLAFHPDHTALAHIPRTTGVLDIKQIAIGRLMLDNFSHIKSYWQMVSPKMAQIALRFGADDIDGTVVEEKIYHEAGATTPQGMRRADLIRLITEAGRVPFERDTLYRAVTRSEDTFTVAV, encoded by the coding sequence ATGAGCCTTTCATCGGCAGCAGCGCGCTCGCGACACTCTTTTCAGACAGACGATGCTTCTCTTCTCCCCATCGCGGAGAAGGTGCAGCGTGGCGAACGGCTCAGCTTTGATGACGGTGTCACCCTCTATCGCAGCGGCGACATTCTGGCGATCGGCTGGCTGGCTAACCTCGTTCGCGAACGGCTGCACGGCGATCTGGCTTACTTCAACGTCAATCGCCACATCAACCCCACCAACGTCTGCGTTGCCTCCTGCCGCCTATGCGCCTTTGGGCGCAAGAAGGGCGAGGTCGGAACCTACACCATGGCGCTTGAAGAGGCGTGGGAGACGGCCGGCTCCGGGTACTCCGAGGCTATCACTGAGTTTCATATCGTCGGCGGACTGCACCCCGACCTGCCATTTGAATACTTCATGGACCTGGTGCGTGGGCTCAAGCAGCGCTTTCCCAAGGTCCACATCAAGGCGTTCACGATGGTCGAGGTTGCATTTCTCGCCAAGCGTGGCAAGATGACCATTCCTGAGACCTTGCAGCGCATGAAGGACGCAGGGGTCGACTCCATGCCTGGTGGCGGAGCAGAGATCTTTGCCGATCGCGTCCGGCACATCATCTGCGATCACAAGATCGACGGCGGCGAGTGGCTGGAGACTGCCAAGACGGCCCACCAGTTGGGGCTGCGCTCCAACGCGACCATGCTCTACGGCCACGTTGAGAACGACGAAGATCGTGTCGACCACATGGTGAGACTGCGCGCCGTGCAGGATGAGACTGGCGGCTTCCAGACCTTTATTCCTTTGGCGTTTCATCCTGACCACACCGCGCTTGCGCATATTCCGCGCACGACCGGTGTGCTCGACATCAAGCAGATCGCTATCGGTCGCCTGATGCTCGACAACTTCTCCCACATCAAGAGCTACTGGCAGATGGTGTCGCCGAAGATGGCGCAGATCGCGTTGCGCTTCGGAGCTGACGATATCGACGGCACTGTCGTCGAAGAGAAGATCTATCATGAGGCTGGAGCGACGACTCCGCAGGGTATGCGCCGCGCTGACCTCATCCGCCTGATTACCGAGGCGGGTCGTGTGCCCTTCGAGCGTGACACCCTGTACCGGGCTGTGACGCGAAGCGAAGACACGTTTACCGTTGCCGTCTAA
- a CDS encoding MFS transporter, with translation MNAGKQTHIRYLIVSMLFIASCFSYGDRVALSIAGTAMERELALDPVKLGFLLSGFSWAYVLGQLPSGGLLDRFGSKRVYGISIVCWTTCAFLIGFTGYLAAAWVFSAIFILRLLSGLAQSPVFPGNGRIVAAWFPTAERGGASAIFNASQYFALVAFAPLFGWLTHSYGWRSCFWFMGVFGFVLAFVWWKTVYNVKDHPLISESEIECIERGGGLVNVDRVAGGRSTAHALTWSGVKQLLSQRMLVGIYLGQFCITTLTYFFITWFPVYLVQARHMSILRGGFAAALPALCGSVGGVLGGLCSDALLRRGRSLTFARKAPIIAGMLLSVTMIACNYTNVQAVVMFLMSLAFFGKGFGALGWTVIADTSPKELIGLNGGLFNLFGNTAGITTPIVIGYLVKRTGSFNDALIFVGFAALLAIFSYLVIVGEIKRLELQPQASSR, from the coding sequence ATGAACGCCGGCAAACAGACGCACATACGCTATCTGATCGTATCGATGCTGTTCATCGCCAGCTGCTTCAGCTATGGCGATCGGGTCGCTCTCTCCATCGCAGGCACCGCGATGGAGAGAGAGTTGGCGCTGGACCCAGTAAAGCTCGGCTTTCTGCTGTCGGGCTTCAGCTGGGCTTACGTGCTTGGCCAATTGCCCTCGGGCGGGCTGCTGGACCGCTTCGGATCTAAACGCGTCTACGGCATCAGCATCGTCTGCTGGACGACCTGTGCATTCCTCATCGGCTTCACCGGATATCTCGCGGCAGCGTGGGTCTTCAGCGCGATCTTTATTCTGCGGCTGCTCTCGGGGTTGGCCCAGTCACCGGTCTTTCCCGGCAATGGGCGTATCGTCGCTGCATGGTTTCCGACGGCAGAGCGTGGCGGAGCGTCGGCGATCTTCAATGCGTCGCAGTATTTTGCACTGGTTGCGTTCGCTCCACTCTTCGGATGGCTCACGCACTCCTATGGCTGGAGAAGCTGCTTCTGGTTTATGGGAGTGTTCGGCTTTGTGCTGGCCTTCGTCTGGTGGAAGACCGTCTACAACGTGAAGGACCATCCGCTGATCTCGGAGTCGGAGATCGAGTGCATCGAGCGAGGCGGCGGATTAGTTAACGTCGATCGCGTGGCGGGTGGGAGATCGACTGCCCATGCTCTTACCTGGTCCGGCGTAAAGCAGTTGCTGAGCCAGCGAATGCTGGTCGGAATTTATCTCGGACAGTTTTGCATCACGACGTTGACTTATTTTTTCATCACATGGTTTCCCGTGTACCTGGTGCAAGCGCGACACATGTCCATCCTTCGCGGAGGATTCGCAGCGGCGTTGCCCGCGCTATGCGGCTCTGTGGGTGGCGTGCTTGGCGGGCTGTGCTCGGATGCGCTTCTCCGTCGAGGCCGCTCTCTTACGTTTGCGCGCAAGGCGCCGATCATCGCAGGCATGTTGCTCTCGGTCACGATGATCGCGTGCAACTATACGAATGTGCAGGCAGTCGTGATGTTCCTGATGTCGCTGGCTTTTTTCGGCAAGGGCTTCGGCGCACTGGGCTGGACGGTAATCGCAGACACATCGCCGAAGGAGTTGATCGGACTGAACGGCGGACTCTTCAACCTCTTCGGTAACACGGCCGGCATCACGACGCCGATTGTGATCGGATATCTGGTGAAGAGAACAGGCTCGTTTAACGATGCGCTGATCTTTGTCGGCTTTGCCGCGCTGCTGGCTATCTTTAGCTATCTTGTCATTGTCGGCGAGATCAAGCGGCTCGAGCTGCAACCTCAAGCGTCGTCAAGATAA